In the genome of Photobacterium sp. TY1-4, one region contains:
- a CDS encoding DUF924 family protein — translation MTAEYQEVLDFWFGELDEEVTVNNQNSLWFQGGEETDRLISEKFQPLMSQAGLGKLSHWAQEPRGALALIILLDQFTRNIYRGLSAAFRYDSLALAICKRGLASNQDESLRPIERVFFYLPLEHSEAVEDQEEAVFRFDRLRQSVSPAHAVIFDGFYQYAVSHHEVVKRFGRFPHRNAVHGRLSTQEELDWLQASGQRFGQ, via the coding sequence ATGACAGCTGAATATCAGGAAGTGCTGGATTTTTGGTTTGGTGAGCTGGATGAAGAAGTTACGGTCAATAACCAGAATTCACTGTGGTTTCAGGGCGGAGAAGAAACTGATCGCCTGATCTCGGAGAAGTTTCAGCCGTTGATGAGCCAGGCCGGCCTGGGCAAATTGAGCCATTGGGCGCAGGAGCCGAGAGGGGCGCTGGCCTTGATTATTCTGCTCGACCAATTCACGCGCAACATCTATCGTGGTCTGAGTGCGGCGTTCCGGTACGACTCGCTGGCCCTGGCGATTTGTAAGCGGGGGCTGGCCAGCAATCAGGACGAGTCCTTGCGCCCGATTGAGCGGGTGTTTTTCTATTTGCCACTGGAGCACTCGGAAGCGGTCGAAGATCAGGAAGAAGCGGTGTTTCGTTTCGATCGCTTGCGCCAGTCGGTCTCTCCGGCGCATGCGGTAATTTTCGACGGCTTTTATCAATATGCCGTCAGCCACCATGAGGTTGTGAAACGCTTCGGACGCTTTCCCCATCGAAACGCAGTCCACGGCCGACTGTCCACCCAGGAGGAGCTGGACTGGTTGCAGGCGAGTGGGCAGCGTTTCGGGCAGTAG
- a CDS encoding GGDEF domain-containing protein, translating into MSKDSFVESTDILKRTVPLMIKHKVPTTPTNYALWYTYTTQQHPQLNLALDLGIEALGHCPPSLCESLYQEHLASKTDRDMVQLRQSLTAMMQELSHTMSDTLSSTESFQGVLDATFNQLERAERDGLSLEDTMKLVRTLLEESRQIQASTGSFQGQLSQAQEEISTLRHALAKSQKEANEDGLTGLFNRRAFDRDLLSYTQAKHPYSLILLDIDKFKDFNDAYGHLLGDQVLKMVAHRIRERCEGQAQCYRFGGEEFAIIYPNSSHEAARQLAESLRRMIEIISVLDKKTGKRISSVTASFGLATRNAAEPYLAVVERADSFLNKAKQLGRNRVLPLN; encoded by the coding sequence ATGAGCAAAGACAGCTTTGTGGAATCAACGGACATCTTAAAAAGAACAGTGCCACTGATGATCAAACACAAAGTCCCGACCACCCCAACCAACTATGCCCTTTGGTACACCTATACCACACAGCAGCACCCGCAACTGAACCTGGCGCTCGACTTAGGGATCGAAGCCTTAGGTCATTGCCCGCCAAGCCTGTGCGAAAGCCTGTATCAGGAGCATCTGGCCAGTAAGACCGATCGGGATATGGTCCAACTCCGACAAAGCCTGACCGCCATGATGCAGGAACTGTCGCATACCATGTCGGATACCCTCTCTTCGACCGAGTCGTTTCAGGGGGTACTGGATGCCACGTTCAACCAACTTGAGCGCGCCGAGCGAGACGGTCTGTCTCTGGAAGACACCATGAAGCTGGTCCGCACCTTGCTGGAAGAGTCACGCCAGATCCAGGCTTCCACCGGCTCGTTCCAGGGGCAACTCAGCCAGGCCCAGGAAGAAATTTCCACCCTGCGCCATGCCCTGGCAAAGAGCCAGAAAGAAGCCAATGAAGATGGGTTGACCGGCCTGTTCAACCGCCGCGCATTTGACCGTGATCTGCTGAGCTACACCCAGGCCAAGCACCCTTATAGCCTGATCCTGCTCGATATTGATAAGTTCAAGGATTTCAATGATGCCTACGGTCACCTCCTGGGTGACCAGGTCTTGAAGATGGTTGCCCACCGGATCCGCGAGCGCTGTGAAGGACAAGCCCAGTGTTACCGCTTCGGGGGAGAGGAGTTTGCAATTATTTACCCCAACAGCAGCCATGAAGCCGCCCGTCAGTTAGCCGAATCCCTGCGCCGGATGATCGAGATCATCTCTGTGCTGGACAAGAAAACCGGCAAGCGGATCAGCTCAGTCACCGCCTCATTCGGCCTGGCAACCCGAAACGCCGCCGAACCTTATCTGGCCGTCGTTGAGCGGGCCGACAGTTTCCTGAACAAAGCCAAGCAACTGGGCAGAAACCGGGTTCTGCCCCTCAACTGA
- the argS gene encoding arginine--tRNA ligase, translating to MNIQALINDKVSQALEAAGAPAGSPAAVRQSAKAQFGDYQANGVMGVAKKLGTNPREFAQKVIDVLDLDGIADKVEIAGPGFINIFLSKTWLAEQGEKALADARLGVAKEAQQTIVVDYSAPNVAKEMHVGHLRSTIIGDAVVRTLEHLGHKVIRANHIGDWGTQFGMLIANLERVQAESGEISMELADLEAFYRDSKKLYDEDPEFAERARNYVVKLQGGDAYCADMWKKLVDVTMIQNQRNYDRLNVSLTRDDVMGESMYNDMLPGIVADLKDKGLAVEDDGAQVVFLDEYKNKDGEPMGVIIQKRDGGFLYTTTDIACAKYRYEQLGADRVLYFIDSRQHQHLMQAWTIVRKAGYVPEEVSLEHHAFGMMLGKDGRPFKTRAGGTVRLADLLDEAEERATKLIEEKNPELDADEKAKIAQTVAMAAVKYSDLSKHRTTDYIFDWDNMLAFEGNTAPYMQYAYTRVASIFKRADIALADLTHPIALNEEKEQTLLSKLLQFEEAVQTVAREGHPHVMCAYLFELAGLFSSFYEACPILNAEEAVKQSRLKLAMLTANTIKQGLDLLGIETLERM from the coding sequence GTGAACATTCAAGCTCTAATCAACGATAAAGTTTCTCAGGCACTCGAAGCCGCCGGTGCACCTGCCGGCAGCCCGGCCGCCGTTCGTCAGTCTGCCAAAGCCCAGTTTGGTGATTACCAGGCCAACGGCGTGATGGGTGTTGCCAAGAAGCTCGGTACCAACCCGCGCGAGTTCGCACAGAAAGTGATCGACGTTCTGGATCTTGACGGGATTGCCGACAAAGTCGAAATCGCGGGTCCGGGTTTCATCAATATTTTCCTGAGCAAAACCTGGCTGGCCGAGCAAGGCGAAAAAGCCCTGGCCGATGCGCGTCTGGGTGTGGCCAAAGAAGCACAACAAACGATTGTCGTTGACTACTCCGCACCGAACGTTGCGAAAGAGATGCACGTTGGCCACCTGCGCTCCACCATTATCGGGGATGCGGTGGTCCGTACCCTGGAGCACCTGGGCCATAAAGTGATCCGCGCCAACCACATCGGTGACTGGGGGACCCAGTTCGGGATGCTGATTGCCAACCTGGAACGCGTTCAGGCGGAATCCGGTGAAATTTCCATGGAGCTGGCGGATCTGGAAGCCTTCTACCGTGATTCGAAGAAACTGTACGACGAAGATCCTGAGTTTGCCGAGCGCGCCCGGAACTACGTGGTGAAACTGCAAGGCGGTGACGCCTACTGCGCAGACATGTGGAAGAAGCTGGTGGATGTCACCATGATCCAAAACCAGCGCAACTACGATCGCCTGAACGTATCACTGACCCGTGACGACGTGATGGGTGAGTCGATGTACAACGACATGTTGCCGGGGATCGTTGCAGATCTGAAAGACAAAGGTCTGGCGGTTGAAGATGACGGCGCGCAGGTGGTTTTCCTGGACGAGTACAAAAACAAAGACGGCGAACCTATGGGTGTGATCATCCAGAAGCGTGACGGCGGCTTCCTGTACACCACCACGGACATCGCGTGTGCCAAGTACCGTTACGAGCAGCTGGGTGCGGATCGCGTCCTGTACTTCATTGACTCCCGCCAGCACCAGCACCTGATGCAAGCCTGGACTATCGTGCGCAAAGCCGGTTACGTGCCGGAAGAGGTCAGTCTGGAGCATCACGCATTCGGGATGATGCTGGGTAAAGACGGCCGCCCGTTCAAGACCCGTGCCGGTGGGACCGTTCGCCTGGCCGATCTGCTGGATGAAGCCGAAGAGCGCGCCACCAAGCTGATCGAAGAGAAGAACCCGGAGCTGGATGCCGACGAGAAAGCCAAGATCGCGCAAACTGTTGCCATGGCTGCGGTCAAATATTCCGATCTGTCGAAGCACCGCACAACGGACTACATTTTCGACTGGGACAACATGCTGGCCTTCGAGGGCAACACTGCCCCTTATATGCAGTACGCCTATACCCGCGTGGCATCCATCTTCAAGCGTGCCGATATCGCGCTGGCGGATCTGACCCATCCGATCGCACTCAACGAAGAGAAAGAGCAAACACTGCTGTCGAAACTGCTGCAATTTGAAGAAGCCGTCCAGACTGTCGCGCGCGAAGGCCACCCGCACGTGATGTGTGCATACCTGTTTGAGCTGGCTGGCCTGTTCTCCAGCTTCTACGAGGCATGCCCGATCCTGAACGCGGAAGAAGCCGTCAAACAAAGCCGCCTGAAGCTGGCCATGCTGACAGCCAATACCATCAAGCAAGGCTTAGACCTGCTGGGTATCGAGACTCTGGAACGCATGTAA
- a CDS encoding VOC family protein → MMQKLREAGLHPEQMLAQLPEFVARIEALAREMNLSLTAYQADHLALRVNDREMAEALHLAWLAYGEEWSCTQINGRPIIVIGFHQPLQVGCWQIEALELPYPGEKQYPQQGWEHIEFVIPSEADTTDALKIALDETFPQLPWDELAAKGIKVKASSPAGEHERLPNPTYAFKKGGVCIKLHPCSLKAVIESEASDS, encoded by the coding sequence ATCATGCAGAAGTTACGCGAAGCCGGTCTTCACCCTGAGCAAATGTTGGCTCAGTTGCCCGAGTTTGTGGCCCGGATTGAAGCGCTGGCCCGGGAGATGAACCTCTCCCTGACGGCGTACCAGGCCGATCACCTGGCATTGCGGGTCAATGACCGGGAGATGGCCGAAGCGTTGCACCTGGCTTGGCTGGCATACGGCGAGGAGTGGTCTTGCACTCAGATTAATGGCCGTCCGATCATTGTGATTGGATTTCATCAGCCGTTGCAGGTCGGCTGCTGGCAGATTGAAGCCCTGGAGCTGCCGTATCCGGGAGAGAAGCAGTATCCGCAGCAGGGATGGGAGCATATTGAATTTGTCATTCCGTCTGAGGCCGACACCACGGATGCGCTGAAGATCGCGCTGGATGAAACTTTCCCGCAGCTGCCGTGGGACGAACTGGCCGCAAAGGGGATCAAAGTCAAAGCCAGCTCGCCGGCAGGGGAGCATGAGCGGTTGCCGAACCCGACTTATGCCTTCAAAAAAGGCGGGGTGTGTATCAAACTTCACCCGTGCTCACTCAAAGCCGTGATTGAAAGCGAGGCGAGCGATTCATAA
- the purU gene encoding formyltetrahydrofolate deformylase has product MEKKTLLTDCPDAMGLISKITNICYKHQLNIIHNNEFVDHTNRQFFMRTELEGVFNDETFLFDLDRALPEGSHRRLVSSARKKIVIMVTKEAHCLGDILVKAFDGSLDVEIAAVVGNYDTLAPLVEKFGIPFHHVCHEGLSREAHEAQLLAAVEQYQPDYVVLAKYMRILTAGFVARFPNKIINIHHSFLPAFIGAKPYLQAFERGVKIIGATAHFVTNDLDEGPIITQNVIPVDHNFSAEDMARSGRDVEKSVLSKALGLVLEDKVFVHGNRTVIL; this is encoded by the coding sequence ATGGAAAAGAAAACACTACTCACGGACTGCCCGGATGCAATGGGCCTGATCTCGAAAATCACCAACATCTGTTACAAACACCAGCTGAACATCATCCACAACAACGAATTTGTCGATCACACCAATCGTCAGTTCTTTATGCGCACGGAGTTGGAAGGGGTGTTCAATGACGAAACATTTCTGTTCGACCTCGACCGGGCGCTGCCAGAGGGCAGCCACCGTCGCCTGGTGAGCTCAGCACGCAAAAAAATCGTCATTATGGTCACCAAGGAAGCCCACTGTCTGGGGGATATTCTGGTCAAAGCCTTTGACGGCTCGCTGGATGTGGAGATCGCAGCCGTGGTCGGGAATTACGACACCCTGGCACCGCTGGTCGAAAAATTTGGGATCCCCTTCCACCATGTGTGCCACGAAGGCCTCAGCCGGGAAGCGCACGAAGCGCAGCTTCTGGCCGCCGTGGAACAATACCAGCCCGATTACGTGGTGCTGGCGAAATACATGCGGATCCTGACGGCTGGGTTTGTCGCCCGTTTCCCGAACAAAATCATTAATATCCACCACAGTTTCTTGCCGGCTTTTATCGGGGCCAAGCCTTACCTGCAGGCGTTTGAGCGCGGGGTGAAAATCATTGGCGCAACCGCCCACTTCGTCACCAATGATCTGGATGAAGGGCCGATCATCACCCAAAACGTGATCCCGGTGGATCATAATTTCAGTGCTGAGGACATGGCCCGCTCCGGGCGGGATGTCGAGAAATCCGTGCTCAGCAAAGCGCTGGGACTGGTACTTGAAGACAAGGTCTTCGTCCACGGCAATCGCACCGTGATCCTGTAA
- a CDS encoding group I truncated hemoglobin — protein MSVQRKTILKPLCLLGPLLLAGPVAAEDAKEQSLYERLGGLAAIAVVVDDFIKVMVVDDTLNANPAIDAARKAVPAPYLKYHVTSMVCQATGGPCAYTGRSMEEAHSHLNITLEEWQHMVQLLRGTFNKFEVPEQEQEALLQIVYSTKSAIVKSAEEPAAESE, from the coding sequence ATGTCTGTTCAACGAAAAACAATCCTGAAACCTCTCTGTTTACTAGGGCCTTTGTTGCTGGCCGGTCCGGTTGCGGCCGAAGATGCGAAAGAGCAGAGCCTGTATGAGCGGCTGGGGGGACTGGCTGCAATTGCCGTGGTGGTGGATGATTTCATTAAAGTCATGGTGGTGGACGACACCCTCAACGCCAACCCGGCGATTGATGCCGCCCGCAAGGCGGTCCCGGCCCCCTATTTGAAGTACCATGTGACGTCCATGGTGTGTCAGGCAACCGGGGGACCGTGTGCTTATACCGGGCGCTCCATGGAAGAGGCACACAGCCATCTCAACATCACACTTGAGGAATGGCAGCACATGGTTCAGTTGCTGCGGGGAACTTTCAACAAGTTTGAAGTGCCAGAACAGGAGCAGGAAGCGCTGTTGCAGATCGTCTATTCGACCAAATCAGCGATTGTAAAATCCGCTGAGGAGCCGGCAGCCGAATCAGAATAA
- a CDS encoding ATP-dependent DNA helicase produces MIAKFFAAGGALDKAIPGFQARQPQIEMAEAVADAIETQAQLVVEAGTGTGKTFAYLVPALVSGKKTIISTGSKNLQEQLFHRDLPLMANALGFTGRVALLKGRANYLCLDRLSRQITESHGTHVDPTLLSQLVKVRTWSSTTHSGDLGECDTVAEDSPVLPMITSTNDNCLGRECPSYDECFVVKARRRAMEADVVVVNHHLFLADLAIKETGFGELIPEAEVFIFDEAHQIPDIASQYFGQSLTSRQLQELAKDVEIGYRTEAKDMRQLQKTADRLSQAASEMRLVLGEPGFRGNWREAVTSPTIQRELTRLNDALDLTHEVLKLALGRSQLLDAAFERATLLKAKLARLSDTTITGYSYWYECTPRHFSLNITPLSVAEKFHEQIEQHPGAWIFTSATLAVDDDFSHFSHRLGLTPKRQFALESPFDYTQQALLCVPRFLPEPNSFGIADRLVAMLAPVIESNQGRCFFLCTSHQMVRDLAEGFRAVLDLPVLVQGETTKSKLLAEYLELGNALLIATGAFWEGVDVRGQALSCVMIDKLPFTAPDDPLLKARIEDCRLRGGDPFAQVQVPDAVITLKQGVGRLIRDQQDKGVLVICDNRLVTRPYGAVFLRSLPPIPRTRDVDGVGQFLSVVNGHDHAVHCDDQHSEA; encoded by the coding sequence ATGATTGCCAAGTTTTTTGCTGCTGGGGGCGCTTTGGATAAAGCGATCCCGGGATTTCAGGCGCGCCAGCCCCAAATCGAAATGGCTGAAGCGGTGGCGGATGCCATCGAAACCCAGGCCCAACTGGTGGTCGAAGCGGGAACCGGAACGGGGAAGACGTTCGCGTACCTGGTTCCGGCGCTGGTCAGCGGCAAGAAAACCATTATCTCCACTGGTTCGAAAAACCTTCAGGAGCAGTTGTTTCACCGCGATCTGCCCTTAATGGCGAATGCACTGGGCTTTACCGGCCGGGTGGCCCTGCTGAAGGGGCGGGCAAACTATTTGTGCCTGGATCGCCTCAGCCGCCAAATTACCGAAAGCCACGGGACCCATGTCGATCCGACGCTACTGAGTCAGTTGGTGAAGGTACGTACCTGGTCCTCCACCACGCACAGCGGGGATCTGGGAGAGTGTGATACGGTGGCGGAAGACAGTCCGGTATTGCCGATGATCACCTCAACCAACGATAACTGTCTGGGGCGGGAGTGCCCGTCTTACGATGAATGTTTTGTGGTCAAGGCCCGTCGTCGGGCGATGGAAGCAGATGTGGTGGTGGTCAACCATCACCTGTTTCTGGCTGATTTGGCGATCAAGGAAACCGGCTTTGGTGAGCTGATCCCGGAAGCGGAAGTGTTCATTTTCGATGAAGCGCATCAGATCCCGGATATTGCCAGCCAATATTTCGGCCAGAGCCTGACCAGCCGTCAGTTGCAGGAATTGGCCAAGGATGTTGAGATTGGCTATCGTACCGAGGCCAAAGACATGCGCCAGCTGCAAAAAACTGCCGATCGCCTGTCGCAGGCGGCCTCGGAGATGCGATTGGTGCTGGGCGAGCCCGGATTTCGAGGCAACTGGCGTGAAGCCGTGACCAGCCCGACCATCCAGCGCGAGCTGACCCGGCTCAATGATGCCCTGGATTTGACCCATGAAGTGCTGAAGCTGGCACTGGGACGGAGTCAATTGCTGGATGCAGCGTTTGAGCGGGCCACCTTGCTCAAGGCGAAACTGGCCCGGCTGAGTGATACCACGATCACCGGTTATTCCTACTGGTACGAATGCACCCCGCGCCATTTCAGCCTGAATATTACCCCTTTATCAGTGGCCGAAAAATTTCACGAACAGATTGAGCAGCACCCCGGTGCCTGGATTTTCACCTCGGCAACCCTGGCAGTGGATGATGATTTCAGCCATTTCAGTCATCGCCTTGGCCTGACACCCAAACGTCAGTTTGCCCTGGAAAGCCCGTTTGACTATACCCAGCAGGCGTTGCTGTGCGTCCCGCGCTTTTTACCGGAACCCAATAGTTTCGGCATTGCGGATCGCCTGGTCGCGATGCTGGCTCCGGTGATCGAAAGCAACCAGGGCCGCTGTTTTTTCCTGTGTACCTCGCACCAGATGGTACGGGATCTGGCCGAAGGGTTTCGGGCCGTGCTCGATTTGCCGGTGCTGGTGCAGGGGGAAACCACCAAGTCGAAACTGCTGGCTGAGTATCTCGAGCTGGGAAATGCCCTGCTCATTGCCACCGGCGCTTTCTGGGAAGGGGTGGATGTTAGAGGCCAGGCCCTGAGCTGTGTTATGATCGATAAATTGCCTTTTACGGCACCGGACGACCCGCTGCTCAAAGCGCGGATTGAGGATTGTCGCTTGCGTGGCGGTGATCCGTTCGCGCAGGTTCAGGTTCCTGATGCCGTGATCACCCTGAAACAGGGGGTGGGGCGTCTGATCCGCGATCAGCAGGACAAAGGCGTGCTGGTGATTTGCGATAACCGTTTAGTGACGCGCCCTTACGGCGCAGTCTTTTTAAGAAGTCTGCCACCGATCCCACGAACCCGGGATGTTGACGGTGTCGGACAGTTTTTGTCTGTGGTGAATGGTCATGATCATGCCGTTCACTGTGATGACCAGCATTCAGAGGCTTGA
- the tsaB gene encoding tRNA (adenosine(37)-N6)-threonylcarbamoyltransferase complex dimerization subunit type 1 TsaB: MSTKILAVDTATENCSVALMVGNAVISRCEYAPREHTTKILPMVDAVLAEGGVKLNQLDALAFGRGPGSFTGVRIGIGIAQGLAFGADLPMLGISTLAAMAQGTYRIHQAEQVLTAIDARMGEVYWGQYRRQADGDWQVVGSELVIQPASLSEQLTDTQGLWLSAGTGWDAYAEQLASLPLERQAGDVLYPDSQDMVHLAPFALARGEAVAAEHASPIYLRDTVTWKKLPGRE, from the coding sequence ATGAGCACCAAAATCCTTGCAGTCGATACTGCAACTGAAAATTGTTCCGTTGCCTTGATGGTAGGTAACGCCGTTATTTCACGCTGCGAGTATGCGCCGCGTGAGCACACCACCAAAATTTTGCCGATGGTCGATGCCGTGCTGGCTGAAGGTGGCGTGAAACTGAATCAGCTGGACGCACTGGCTTTCGGTCGCGGACCGGGCAGCTTTACCGGGGTCCGGATTGGGATTGGCATTGCACAGGGGCTGGCCTTCGGTGCCGACCTTCCGATGCTGGGGATCTCCACGCTGGCGGCGATGGCGCAGGGCACTTACCGGATCCACCAGGCAGAGCAGGTACTGACCGCGATTGATGCCCGGATGGGAGAAGTGTACTGGGGACAATATCGTCGTCAGGCCGATGGTGACTGGCAGGTTGTCGGCAGTGAGTTGGTGATCCAGCCGGCCAGCCTAAGTGAGCAGTTGACCGACACGCAAGGCCTGTGGCTGAGCGCCGGGACCGGCTGGGATGCGTACGCGGAGCAATTGGCGTCACTGCCGTTGGAGCGACAGGCCGGTGACGTGCTGTACCCGGATTCGCAGGACATGGTCCACCTGGCACCGTTTGCCCTGGCGCGCGGCGAAGCTGTCGCAGCTGAGCACGCCAGCCCGATTTACCTGCGCGATACGGTGACCTGGAAGAAACTGCCGGGCCGCGAATAA
- a CDS encoding alpha/beta fold hydrolase: MFETNFQLAELSLAGLSSFAHPSGVVQPASPVVLPDDGRPLLLFLHGWQDNAASFDALFSRLAPACHWVAVDWPGHGWSPSRSADNYYHFFDYLDDLHQLMALLPSREIVLVGHSLGALVSGCYAAAYPAQITGLVLIEGLAPLYEAPELVVERLRQGLKGRQRYREFAERFASRRMGSFDEALALRCAVNSLSASQLTPLVKRALCRDEHGWYWRHDNRLRCDSLYRICEDQAKALMSAVGCPVLSIIGAQGFTRLKQPAGGFDWLPQAEQVEVAGGHHCHLESPQAVCDQIIKFLSQFK, from the coding sequence ATGTTTGAGACCAACTTCCAGCTGGCTGAACTTTCGCTGGCGGGGCTGAGTTCATTTGCTCACCCTAGTGGCGTGGTGCAACCGGCGTCCCCGGTCGTGTTACCCGATGATGGTCGGCCCCTACTGCTGTTTTTACATGGCTGGCAGGATAATGCCGCCAGTTTTGATGCGTTGTTTTCCCGGTTGGCACCCGCTTGCCACTGGGTTGCGGTCGATTGGCCGGGGCACGGCTGGTCTCCGTCCCGCAGTGCAGATAATTATTATCACTTCTTTGATTATCTGGATGACTTGCACCAGCTGATGGCGTTGCTTCCGTCGCGGGAGATTGTGCTGGTGGGCCATTCCCTGGGCGCGCTGGTCAGCGGTTGCTATGCCGCGGCTTACCCGGCGCAGATCACTGGCTTAGTGCTGATTGAAGGCCTGGCGCCGTTATATGAAGCGCCGGAGCTGGTGGTTGAGCGTCTGCGTCAGGGGCTAAAAGGACGCCAGCGGTATCGGGAGTTCGCCGAGCGCTTTGCCTCCCGGCGGATGGGGTCTTTTGACGAAGCCCTGGCCTTGCGTTGTGCGGTCAATTCTCTGTCAGCGTCCCAGTTGACGCCCCTGGTGAAGCGCGCCCTGTGCCGTGATGAACACGGGTGGTACTGGCGTCATGATAATCGCTTACGCTGTGACTCTCTTTATCGCATTTGCGAAGACCAGGCCAAAGCGCTGATGAGCGCGGTTGGCTGTCCGGTGTTGTCCATTATCGGCGCGCAAGGCTTTACCCGTCTGAAACAGCCCGCAGGCGGGTTTGACTGGTTACCGCAGGCCGAGCAGGTTGAAGTGGCCGGGGGCCATCACTGTCATCTCGAAAGTCCGCAAGCGGTGTGTGATCAAATCATAAAGTTTCTATCCCAGTTCAAATAA
- the fadD gene encoding long-chain-fatty-acid--CoA ligase FadD: protein MDKVWLNRYPADVPAEINPDCYPSLVEMFEQSVQKYADQTAFINMGQVMTFRKLEERSRAFAAYLQNELKLQKGDRVAVMMPNLLQYPIALFGILRAGCVVVNVNPLYTPRELEHQLNDSGAKAIVIVSNFAHTLETVVKNTGVKHVVLTSLGDQLSRPKGTLVNFVVKYIKKMVPKYHLPHATSMRMALRKGRRMQYVKPFMSGNDTAFLQYTGGTTGVAKGAILTHRNMLANVMQAKGAYGPVLTEGRELIVTALPLYHVFALTVNCLLFIEMGGRNLLITNPRDIPTFVKELQRYPFTAITGVNTLFNALVNNEDFHELDFSNLRLSVGGGMAVQRAVAEKWKQITGNYLLEGYGLTECSPLVAAYPYDLVDYNGSIGLPVPSTDVRIVDEEGQVLANDQVGELQVRGPQVMQGYWQRPEATKEVLTADGWLSTGDIVKFDEDGFLHIVDRKKDMILVSGFNVYPNEIEDVVALHSKVLEVAAIGQPSGASGEVVKVCVVKRDPSLTRDELLMHCREHLTGYKVPKVVEFRDELPKTNVGKILRRALREESDKQAQEA, encoded by the coding sequence GTGGATAAGGTTTGGCTTAACCGCTATCCGGCAGATGTACCGGCAGAGATCAACCCGGACTGTTATCCGTCCCTGGTTGAAATGTTTGAGCAGTCTGTACAGAAATATGCGGATCAGACGGCATTCATTAATATGGGTCAGGTGATGACCTTCCGCAAACTGGAAGAGCGGAGTCGCGCCTTTGCTGCCTATCTGCAAAACGAGCTGAAGTTGCAGAAAGGGGACCGGGTTGCGGTCATGATGCCAAACCTGCTGCAGTACCCAATTGCCTTATTCGGTATTCTCCGTGCCGGTTGTGTGGTGGTGAATGTTAACCCGCTGTATACACCGCGTGAGCTGGAGCACCAGTTGAATGACTCTGGTGCCAAAGCGATTGTGATCGTGTCGAACTTTGCCCATACGCTGGAAACGGTGGTGAAAAACACCGGCGTGAAACATGTGGTACTGACCAGCCTGGGCGATCAGCTGTCCCGTCCGAAAGGCACGCTGGTGAACTTCGTGGTTAAGTACATCAAAAAGATGGTGCCGAAGTATCATTTGCCGCATGCCACTTCGATGCGGATGGCGCTGCGCAAAGGTCGCCGGATGCAGTATGTGAAGCCGTTTATGTCCGGGAATGATACGGCCTTCTTGCAATATACCGGCGGGACGACCGGGGTTGCCAAAGGTGCAATCCTGACGCACCGCAATATGCTGGCCAACGTGATGCAGGCCAAAGGGGCCTACGGACCGGTCCTGACCGAAGGACGCGAGCTGATCGTCACCGCGTTGCCGCTATACCACGTATTTGCGTTGACGGTGAACTGCCTGCTGTTTATTGAAATGGGCGGTCGTAATCTGCTGATCACCAACCCGCGTGATATTCCGACCTTCGTCAAGGAGCTGCAGCGTTATCCGTTTACGGCGATTACGGGCGTGAACACCCTGTTTAATGCGTTGGTGAACAACGAAGATTTCCATGAGCTGGACTTCAGCAATCTGCGCCTGTCTGTGGGCGGCGGGATGGCGGTCCAGCGCGCCGTGGCCGAGAAATGGAAACAGATCACCGGCAACTACCTGCTTGAAGGCTACGGCCTGACCGAGTGTTCACCGCTGGTGGCAGCTTATCCGTATGACTTGGTCGATTATAACGGCTCGATTGGTCTGCCGGTGCCGTCAACGGACGTTCGCATCGTCGATGAAGAAGGCCAGGTGCTGGCCAATGATCAGGTCGGTGAACTGCAAGTCCGTGGTCCGCAGGTCATGCAGGGCTACTGGCAGCGTCCGGAAGCGACCAAAGAAGTCCTGACGGCCGATGGCTGGTTGTCGACCGGCGATATCGTCAAGTTTGACGAAGATGGTTTCCTGCATATTGTTGACCGCAAGAAAGATATGATTCTTGTTTCCGGCTTCAATGTCTATCCGAATGAAATTGAGGATGTGGTGGCGCTGCACAGCAAGGTGCTGGAAGTGGCTGCGATTGGCCAGCCGAGCGGCGCTTCGGGGGAAGTGGTGAAGGTCTGCGTGGTGAAACGCGATCCGAGCCTGACTCGCGATGAACTGCTGATGCATTGCCGCGAGCACCTGACCGGGTACAAAGTACCGAAGGTGGTGGAATTCCGTGATGAACTGCCGAAAACCAATGTCGGTAAAATTTTGCGTCGTGCACTGCGGGAAGAGTCCGATAAGCAGGCGCAGGAAGCATAA